The following are encoded in a window of Thermoanaerobacter ethanolicus JW 200 genomic DNA:
- a CDS encoding amino acid permease, producing MEKGALSVNELVLIGVGGILGAGFFLASGIAIHTAGPIIILNYVVSAFIMSQVFYALSQMITYKPVEGTFRVYAEEALGDIGGFLSGWVYCTAGVFIMSSEVTASAIFTKYWFPKVPLWIFSLIYSALVITINLTGTKNFGEIESWFSTIKIVALFIIVIVGILTLMGFFAKTPTMGIKNLYVHGGFAPHGIKGFLGAMLMSLIPFGGVEVVAMSAVKTKNPQKYTPIARKYIVLFLTILYISSITLLLMIIPWDTISINESPFIKLLSFTKIPFIASIMNFVILTAALTTMNGAMYAVTQVLYSLGQSRFAPTFLTKKTKRDVPIYALALSSFGLFIAVILSYILSKDVYEYITSATGFVQFFNWIIILYTFIKYKPVMGNTSSSKKEWFTIMLIGIVLSSSLLIPKQSVGFVGGIIILLIIFFLYYITKKLNLFDVW from the coding sequence ATGGAAAAAGGTGCACTATCTGTCAACGAATTAGTACTTATCGGCGTTGGAGGAATTTTGGGGGCAGGATTTTTCTTAGCCAGTGGCATTGCAATTCATACTGCCGGCCCTATTATTATACTTAATTACGTTGTATCAGCTTTTATCATGTCACAAGTTTTTTATGCACTGTCACAAATGATTACTTATAAACCGGTAGAAGGAACTTTTAGAGTATACGCAGAAGAAGCTTTGGGAGATATTGGAGGTTTTTTGAGCGGCTGGGTGTACTGTACAGCAGGAGTTTTCATCATGTCCAGTGAAGTAACTGCATCAGCTATATTTACAAAATATTGGTTTCCTAAAGTACCCTTATGGATTTTTTCTCTTATATATTCCGCTTTAGTTATAACTATCAATTTAACTGGAACGAAAAACTTTGGAGAAATTGAATCCTGGTTTTCTACTATAAAAATAGTGGCTTTATTTATTATAGTCATAGTAGGGATCCTTACACTAATGGGCTTTTTTGCAAAGACTCCTACTATGGGAATTAAAAATCTCTATGTTCATGGGGGATTTGCACCTCACGGTATAAAAGGATTTTTAGGTGCAATGCTCATGTCACTAATCCCCTTTGGCGGTGTAGAAGTTGTAGCAATGTCAGCAGTAAAAACGAAAAATCCTCAAAAATATACTCCAATAGCTCGTAAATATATAGTCTTATTTCTTACAATATTATACATTTCCTCAATAACCCTATTACTAATGATAATACCATGGGACACCATCTCCATTAACGAAAGCCCTTTTATAAAACTTTTGTCCTTTACCAAAATTCCCTTTATAGCTTCAATAATGAATTTTGTAATACTTACGGCAGCTTTAACTACAATGAATGGCGCAATGTATGCCGTAACACAAGTCCTCTACTCTTTAGGACAAAGCAGGTTTGCTCCTACTTTTCTAACAAAAAAAACAAAAAGAGATGTACCCATATATGCTCTTGCCTTAAGTAGTTTTGGGCTTTTCATAGCAGTTATTCTTTCTTACATACTATCAAAGGACGTCTACGAATATATAACAAGCGCTACAGGGTTTGTACAATTTTTCAACTGGATAATAATACTCTACACATTTATAAAATACAAACCTGTCATGGGAAATACATCATCTTCAAAAAAAGAATGGTTTACAATAATGCTGATAGGGATAGTATTGTCTTCCTCATTGTTAATACCAAAACAATCTGTTGGATTTGTCGGAGGAATTATAATACTCCTAATAATCTTCTTTTTATATTATATAACTAAAAAACTTAATCTTTTTGACGTATGGTAA
- a CDS encoding transposase: protein MYQLQLLLNIPELFTSQSKIDFYSSMFENLDLSSIPEFPSSSPGRKGYSHHALFRAFIVMKAERFGTISDLLDYLRNNLIIAHLCGFDISKPLPSYWTFRRFINDFSHDYLTSIFQNQVNILKNMGIISGEFISMDSTPIKANTKLNNPKSFSKNKFSKDNQPKSDKDCKLGVYSASNDSSNKRYKFYWGYKNHIIVDAISGLPIAETTTPADAPDFEAALSLLEKTNKWFNLKYVNFIADKGYDVKKLYNYVRNILHGHCFIPLNKRNSKNPPLTDDGYMVCEAGIKMLKDGKQYFDGFIKQKFVCKFCNSKDDSACPINHPKYFNGKKHRGCTKYAIISSDYRSSINRDSLYFKAVYKLRIESERYNSRFKALDFEKAYVRNINSVSNLNTFGHITLLTVAIVAIKLGKYDEFRSLVALMQSA, encoded by the coding sequence ATGTACCAGCTTCAATTGCTTTTAAATATACCTGAACTCTTTACCTCTCAGTCTAAAATTGATTTCTATTCTTCTATGTTTGAAAATCTTGACCTGTCTTCAATACCTGAATTCCCTTCCTCTAGTCCTGGCCGTAAGGGTTATTCTCACCATGCACTTTTTAGAGCTTTTATTGTCATGAAAGCTGAAAGATTCGGCACAATTTCTGACCTTTTAGATTATCTCCGCAATAATCTTATCATTGCTCATCTTTGTGGCTTCGACATTTCTAAACCTCTTCCTTCTTATTGGACTTTTCGCCGTTTTATTAATGACTTCTCTCATGATTATTTGACCTCTATTTTTCAAAATCAGGTCAATATCCTCAAAAATATGGGTATTATCTCCGGTGAGTTTATTTCCATGGATTCTACCCCTATTAAAGCTAACACTAAGTTAAATAACCCTAAGTCTTTTTCTAAAAATAAATTCTCTAAAGATAATCAGCCTAAGTCAGATAAGGATTGTAAATTAGGCGTTTATTCTGCTTCTAACGATTCTTCTAATAAACGCTATAAGTTTTATTGGGGCTATAAAAATCACATTATTGTTGATGCTATCTCTGGTTTACCCATCGCTGAAACTACTACCCCCGCTGATGCCCCTGATTTTGAAGCCGCTTTATCTTTGCTTGAGAAGACTAATAAGTGGTTTAACCTTAAGTATGTTAATTTTATTGCCGATAAAGGCTATGATGTTAAGAAACTTTATAATTATGTTAGAAATATTCTCCACGGTCATTGCTTTATTCCTCTTAACAAGCGTAATTCTAAAAATCCCCCTCTGACTGATGATGGTTATATGGTCTGTGAAGCGGGTATTAAAATGCTTAAAGATGGCAAGCAATATTTTGATGGTTTTATTAAGCAAAAATTTGTTTGCAAGTTCTGTAATTCTAAGGATGATTCTGCCTGCCCTATAAATCATCCTAAATATTTTAATGGCAAAAAGCATAGAGGCTGTACTAAGTATGCTATTATATCTTCTGATTATAGGTCCTCTATTAATAGAGACTCCCTATATTTTAAGGCCGTCTACAAATTGAGAATTGAATCAGAAAGATATAATTCCCGCTTTAAAGCTCTGGATTTTGAAAAGGCTTATGTTAGAAATATTAATTCTGTGAGCAACCTTAATACTTTTGGCCATATTACTTTGCTTACTGTCGCTATTGTAGCTATTAAATTGGGCAAATATGATGAGTTTAGATCTCTTGTTGCTTTGATGCAATCGGCCTAA
- a CDS encoding CC/Se motif family (seleno)protein has product MFYLKITKAAKVYILKKGGNIYIKYHDIQNCCIEPNLTPEIFIGIPKNQEKYYIVGVDRINVYVDKIIYERELENLTIELKSILGIKYLAINGWKVI; this is encoded by the coding sequence GTGTTTTATTTGAAAATCACTAAAGCTGCAAAAGTATATATACTCAAAAAAGGCGGCAATATATACATTAAATATCATGACATCCAAAATTGCTGTATAGAGCCTAACCTCACCCCAGAAATATTTATTGGTATTCCAAAAAATCAAGAAAAATACTATATTGTAGGAGTTGACAGAATTAACGTATACGTAGACAAAATAATATATGAAAGGGAATTAGAAAATCTAACAATTGAACTTAAAAGTATTTTAGGTATAAAATATCTTGCAATCAATGGATGGAAAGTAATTTAA
- a CDS encoding carbon starvation CstA family protein, with product MNGLVLVIITASVYALAYRFYGAFIAAKVLAFDENRTTPAYRLENGYDYVPTNKWVLFGHHFAAIAGAGPLVGPVLAAQFGYLPGALWILIGAVLAGAVHDMVILFASVRHDGSSIIDITRKEVGKVSGVATAIAVLLIIIITLAGLSLVVVNALYNSPWGTFTVAATIPIAIFMGIYMKWIRPDDVKGATIIGVTFLILSVVAGPYIEHTALARYLTFSQKEMTVILASYGFIAAVLPVWLLLVPRDYLSTYMKLGVMLLLAIGVIIVNPEIRMPAVTQFVAGGGPIIPGKVWPYVFITIACGAISGFHSLVSSGTTPKMIKNEKDILPIAYGAMLAEGFVAMMALIAATSLIPADYFAINVSPEVFQKLGMKVVDLPVLSQLVGENVAGRPGGAVTLGVGMTFIFSKIPFLEHLSAYLYHFVILFEALFILTTIDAGTRIGRYLLQEAGEAIYKPLGDRNWWPGIIFTSFLISFAWGYLVYTGNISTIWPLFGTSNQLLAAIALALGTTVIIKKGKPQYMWITLIPFIFMATTTLYAAYLNIVTNYLPKGNMLLVVLSITIILLAIIIIIDSVVKWYGWLKKGKLTKEAIKASVFN from the coding sequence ATGAACGGTCTAGTTTTAGTTATCATAACAGCAAGTGTATACGCTTTAGCATACCGGTTCTATGGCGCCTTCATCGCTGCCAAAGTTCTGGCATTTGATGAAAACAGGACAACACCTGCTTATAGACTGGAAAATGGCTATGACTACGTTCCAACTAACAAATGGGTCCTTTTTGGACATCATTTTGCTGCAATAGCCGGTGCAGGACCTCTTGTAGGACCGGTACTTGCTGCACAATTTGGCTATCTGCCAGGAGCTTTGTGGATTTTAATTGGCGCAGTACTAGCAGGAGCAGTTCACGACATGGTAATACTTTTCGCTTCTGTAAGGCATGATGGATCTTCTATAATAGACATTACCAGAAAAGAAGTAGGTAAAGTATCAGGAGTAGCAACTGCTATAGCCGTCCTTTTAATAATTATAATTACACTGGCAGGTCTTTCACTTGTTGTAGTAAATGCCTTATACAACAGCCCATGGGGAACATTTACAGTTGCTGCCACAATTCCTATAGCAATCTTTATGGGAATATACATGAAATGGATTAGACCTGACGATGTAAAAGGAGCAACAATAATAGGTGTGACTTTTTTGATATTGTCCGTTGTGGCAGGACCTTACATTGAACACACGGCTTTAGCTCGTTATTTAACATTTAGCCAAAAAGAAATGACTGTAATATTGGCTAGTTATGGTTTCATTGCGGCAGTATTACCCGTGTGGCTTTTGTTAGTGCCCAGGGATTATTTGAGCACTTATATGAAATTAGGTGTAATGCTTCTTCTTGCAATAGGAGTTATAATCGTAAATCCTGAAATAAGAATGCCTGCTGTAACACAATTTGTCGCAGGAGGAGGTCCTATAATCCCTGGAAAAGTATGGCCTTATGTGTTTATAACAATAGCCTGTGGAGCCATATCTGGTTTTCATTCTCTTGTGTCATCTGGAACAACGCCTAAAATGATAAAAAACGAAAAAGATATACTGCCTATAGCTTATGGAGCAATGTTAGCAGAAGGTTTTGTTGCAATGATGGCGTTAATAGCTGCAACAAGTTTAATCCCTGCTGATTACTTTGCTATAAATGTATCTCCTGAAGTCTTCCAAAAGTTGGGCATGAAAGTCGTAGACTTACCAGTTTTATCTCAGTTAGTCGGTGAAAATGTAGCAGGAAGGCCAGGTGGTGCAGTAACTCTTGGTGTAGGTATGACCTTTATCTTCTCCAAAATTCCTTTTTTAGAGCATCTCAGTGCATATCTCTATCATTTTGTAATACTATTTGAAGCATTATTCATTCTAACTACAATAGACGCAGGCACTCGTATAGGAAGATATTTGTTACAAGAAGCAGGTGAAGCAATATACAAACCTTTAGGAGATAGAAATTGGTGGCCAGGGATAATTTTTACAAGCTTCTTAATATCTTTCGCATGGGGTTACCTAGTATATACTGGAAATATTTCAACAATATGGCCTCTATTTGGAACTTCCAACCAATTACTTGCAGCAATAGCTTTAGCCCTAGGAACAACTGTCATCATTAAAAAAGGAAAACCTCAATACATGTGGATAACATTGATTCCCTTTATATTTATGGCTACGACTACATTATACGCTGCATACTTAAATATAGTCACCAATTACCTTCCAAAGGGTAACATGTTACTTGTAGTGCTTTCAATTACAATAATACTGCTAGCAATCATCATTATAATAGATTCTGTAGTAAAATGGTATGGATGGCTCAAAAAAGGAAAACTCACAAAAGAGGCAATTAAAGCAAGTGTATTTAATTAA
- a CDS encoding LytR/AlgR family response regulator transcription factor, which yields MKKLKALIIDDEPPARDELKYLLSEYEDIEIVGEADNGLSALKLIEELKPEVVFLDINIPKINGSDVAKHISSVGKLPYVVFVTAYDMHAIEAFEIGALDYLLKPISQHRLYKTLEKIRTFYKDMEWKQQYNPPLEFENKKIEKLAVEKNGRIKLIDLDEIIFAEAYEGDVMVKTKSDNFIYKGTIKSLEEKLKENAFFRVQKSYIVNLNKIIEILPWFKGTYWVVMDDNKKTQIPVGKSQIKELKLLLGLDRDN from the coding sequence ATGAAGAAATTGAAAGCGTTAATTATTGACGACGAACCACCTGCAAGAGATGAACTCAAATATCTTCTTAGTGAGTATGAAGACATAGAAATTGTAGGAGAGGCTGACAACGGTCTTTCAGCGCTAAAATTGATAGAAGAGTTAAAGCCTGAAGTAGTATTTCTCGACATAAACATTCCAAAAATAAACGGTTCCGATGTAGCAAAACATATATCTTCTGTCGGGAAACTGCCTTATGTGGTTTTTGTAACCGCTTATGATATGCACGCAATAGAAGCTTTTGAAATAGGAGCCCTTGATTATCTTTTAAAACCAATAAGTCAGCATAGGCTATATAAGACATTAGAAAAAATAAGAACCTTTTATAAAGATATGGAATGGAAACAACAATATAATCCCCCCTTAGAATTTGAAAACAAAAAAATAGAAAAATTAGCTGTTGAAAAAAATGGAAGAATAAAACTTATCGATTTAGATGAAATAATTTTTGCAGAAGCCTATGAAGGAGACGTTATGGTAAAAACTAAAAGTGACAATTTTATATACAAAGGAACGATAAAAAGCCTTGAAGAAAAGCTTAAAGAAAATGCCTTTTTTAGGGTTCAAAAAAGTTACATTGTTAACTTAAATAAAATAATAGAAATATTGCCTTGGTTCAAAGGCACTTACTGGGTGGTAATGGATGACAACAAAAAAACCCAAATACCTGTAGGCAAATCTCAAATAAAAGAACTAAAACTTTTGCTGGGTCTTGACAGGGATAATTAA